Proteins from a single region of Bos javanicus breed banteng chromosome 25, ARS-OSU_banteng_1.0, whole genome shotgun sequence:
- the YPEL3 gene encoding protein yippee-like 3 → MVRISKPKTFQAYLDDCHRRYSCAHCRAHLANHDDLISKSFQGSQGRAYLFNSVVNVGCGPAEERVLLTGLHAVADIHCENCKTTLGWKYEQAFESSQKYKEGKYIIELNHMIKDNGWD, encoded by the exons ATGGTGCGGATTTCAAAGCCCAAGACGTTTCAGGCCTACCTGGATGATTGTCACCGGAGGTATAGCTGTGCCCACTGCCGCGCTCACCTGGCCAACCACGACGACCTCATCTCCAAG TCCTTCCAGGGCAGTCAGGGGCGAGCCTACCTCTTCAACTCTGT GGTGAACGTGGGCTGCGGGCCAGCCGAGGAGCGGGTGCTGCTGACAGGCCTCCATGCTGTCGCTGACATCCATTGTGAAAACTGCAAGACCACTTTGGGCTGGAAATAT GAACAGGCCTTCGAGAGCAGCCAGAAGTACAAAGAGGGGAAGTACATCATTGAACTCAACCACATGATCAAAGACAACGGCTGGGACTGA